The following nucleotide sequence is from Bacteroidota bacterium.
GGTTTTTACAATACTACTTTTATTTCCGAATTCGTAAGGTTTTGCTTCCTTTCCTTTTGCTATGCATTTTTACATGAGGTTCATGGATGCTGTATATCTTGTTCTTTGTATCTCTTTGTTGTTGTAGTATTTGTTGAAATAGTTCGAGCCTTGGACCATAAAAATTAAGTTGATCATCAGTCATTTTTCTTTGCAAATCTCGTACAAGCCGACCGGCTATGGTTTTAATCTTCCTGGCGGCTGCCATGGCTTTCTTTTTGCGTTTCGGATGAGTTCGAAAACGTTGATCTATCATTAATTGCTTAACTGTGCGTTTATAGGTTTGCCTAAGTGGTATGTCGGCAGTTTTAGCGATTGTATTGCACTTATCTATGATTTTCTTATGCAACTTGGTATCGGTCGGAAAGGTGATATTTTTTTCCTGTACAGTAGTATCAATCAGCACTTCTTTTTCTTTGGCTTCTTTGCCAAATATGTCAATGGATAACTTCAATAATCTTTCGGCTCCTTTTTCACCTATCCGCTTTCTGAAATGCACAAACTCACTGGGATCGAATGGTTTATCAGTCTGAAAATTAGTTTCTCCGGTAAAATATTGCCAATAAGGATTTTCAACCCATCTATCCACAATATTCT
It contains:
- a CDS encoding IS5 family transposase, with protein sequence MVAKTERHPQLSIFRTPLKQFINLDHEICVLADRIDWESVTNDFKGYYTEFGRPSVPLRRMIGLVLLKYIYNLSDENIVDRWVENPYWQYFTGETNFQTDKPFDPSEFVHFRKRIGEKGAERLLKLSIDIFGKEAKEKEVLIDTTVQEKNITFPTDTKLHKKIIDKCNTIAKTADIPLRQTYKRTVKQLMIDQRFRTHPKRKKKAMAAARKIKTIAGRLVRDLQRKMTDDQLNFYGPRLELFQQILQQQRDTKNKIYSIHEPHVKMHSKRKGSKTLRIRK